A stretch of the Flavobacterium sp. 5 genome encodes the following:
- a CDS encoding efflux RND transporter periplasmic adaptor subunit: MDTIIKSKNNKKKYLIIVLPIILVLGYIIFVSATKKRSLNVKKEEISIKTVEDNFFEDFMSFQAKAVPVNSMLINIIEGGAVQEIFVENGDMVIKGQSLARLYNPNAELAYMQQETAIIEQINNLNKAKLDLRNQELNLGKDLISIEHDYLDSKNLLETNKSLFEQEILAKSEWEKTKENYRFQKERMSIIKQSVSKEKQANQIQIGQLNQSIGIMNKSLGILRTNKKNFLVTAPISGRLSSFEPILGKTYAQNTSIGFIDDQKGYKLIADVDEFYLDRISANQKGTVDFENKTIDVQITKVIPEVKNGRFQVELDFISTAKMDLKQGLSFGVKLNLSEKTKTKLLSKGSFNEETNGKWIFVVNGNKAERRAIKLGRENPLYYEVLEGLKPGDKVITSSYKDYKQVEVLNLE, translated from the coding sequence ATGGACACCATAATCAAAAGTAAAAATAACAAAAAAAAGTATCTAATAATTGTATTACCCATTATCTTAGTTTTGGGTTATATCATCTTTGTATCGGCTACCAAAAAAAGAAGTCTTAATGTAAAAAAAGAAGAAATTTCGATTAAAACGGTTGAAGATAATTTTTTTGAAGATTTCATGTCTTTTCAGGCAAAAGCGGTTCCTGTAAATTCAATGTTGATTAATATTATTGAAGGTGGAGCAGTACAGGAAATATTTGTAGAAAACGGTGATATGGTTATAAAAGGGCAATCGTTGGCAAGATTATACAATCCAAATGCAGAATTAGCATATATGCAACAGGAAACAGCTATTATCGAACAAATAAATAATCTTAATAAAGCCAAACTTGATTTGAGAAATCAGGAATTGAATTTAGGTAAAGATTTGATTTCGATAGAACACGATTATTTGGATTCTAAAAATTTATTAGAGACCAATAAGAGTCTGTTTGAACAGGAGATTCTCGCTAAAAGTGAATGGGAGAAAACTAAAGAAAATTATCGTTTTCAGAAGGAGCGAATGAGTATCATAAAGCAAAGTGTGAGCAAGGAAAAGCAGGCGAATCAAATTCAGATCGGGCAACTCAATCAATCGATTGGCATCATGAATAAAAGTTTGGGGATTTTAAGAACCAACAAAAAGAATTTTTTAGTTACGGCACCCATTTCTGGAAGACTTTCATCATTTGAACCGATACTTGGAAAAACCTATGCACAAAATACCAGCATTGGTTTTATTGACGATCAAAAAGGATATAAATTGATAGCTGATGTTGATGAGTTTTATTTGGACAGAATTTCGGCAAACCAAAAAGGAACTGTAGATTTTGAAAACAAAACCATTGATGTTCAAATAACGAAAGTTATTCCGGAAGTAAAAAATGGAAGATTTCAAGTAGAATTAGATTTTATTTCTACTGCTAAAATGGACTTAAAACAAGGATTAAGTTTTGGAGTAAAATTAAATTTATCTGAAAAAACAAAGACCAAATTACTTTCCAAAGGAAGCTTTAATGAAGAAACAAATGGCAAGTGGATATTTGTTGTTAATGGAAATAAAGCAGAAAGAAGAGCAATTAAATTAGGAAGAGAAAATCCGTTGTATTATGAAGTTTTAGAAGGGTTAAAACCTGGCGATAAAGTTATTACATCATCATACAAAGATTATAAACAGGTAGAAGTTTTGAATTTAGAATAA
- a CDS encoding sigma-54 dependent transcriptional regulator — protein sequence MKKTNTSILIIDDQEDILFASKMFLKKHFENIFTLNNPKLVVDLLAKNTIDVVLLDMNYRIGFEDGKEGLYLLKEIKTLSPKTVVILMTAFGKVETAVEGLKSGAFDYILKPWENEKLLEVVKQAVEKSRKDQKKLNSNVIADDNFFIGNSDAIKKAYSLADKVAKTDANVLILGENGTGKFVLAHYIFSKSERKNGPFIPVDLGSLNSNIFESELFGYAKGAFTDAKIDTAGRFEMAQNGTIFLDEIGNVPLHLQSKLLQIIQTKTVTRLGESKARPLNVRIITATNLNLKQEVTDKNFREDLYYRINTMEIVLPPLRERILDKVPLAEYLLQKMITKYGRDEITFDKRVIEQIEKHAWNGNIREMENRIERAVILCEDNHITVSDLDLEQITIYEDNQEDIQLSSIEKASVERALLKNNNNISKTAEELGLSRGALYRRLEKYNITTN from the coding sequence ATGAAAAAAACAAACACATCAATTTTAATTATAGACGATCAGGAAGACATTCTTTTTGCCTCAAAAATGTTTCTCAAAAAGCATTTTGAAAATATTTTTACGCTTAATAATCCAAAATTGGTGGTCGATTTATTGGCAAAAAACACCATCGATGTCGTTTTATTAGACATGAATTACAGAATAGGTTTTGAAGATGGTAAAGAAGGATTGTATTTATTGAAAGAAATAAAAACACTTTCGCCAAAAACAGTTGTTATTTTAATGACCGCTTTTGGTAAAGTTGAAACTGCTGTCGAGGGGCTAAAATCAGGCGCTTTTGATTATATTTTAAAGCCTTGGGAGAATGAAAAATTACTTGAAGTTGTAAAACAAGCAGTCGAAAAATCCAGAAAAGATCAAAAGAAACTTAATAGTAATGTAATTGCTGACGATAATTTTTTTATTGGCAATTCGGATGCTATAAAAAAGGCCTATTCATTGGCAGATAAAGTAGCCAAAACAGATGCCAATGTCTTAATTCTGGGAGAAAACGGAACAGGAAAGTTTGTTTTAGCACATTATATTTTTAGTAAATCCGAACGAAAAAATGGTCCTTTTATTCCCGTTGATTTGGGGTCTTTGAATTCTAATATTTTCGAAAGTGAATTGTTTGGTTATGCCAAAGGTGCTTTTACAGATGCTAAAATCGATACTGCAGGTCGTTTCGAAATGGCACAAAATGGCACTATTTTTTTAGATGAAATTGGTAATGTTCCGTTGCATTTACAATCAAAACTTTTGCAGATAATACAAACCAAAACTGTTACCAGATTGGGCGAATCAAAAGCCAGACCTTTGAATGTCCGCATTATTACAGCGACTAATTTGAATTTAAAACAAGAAGTTACAGATAAAAATTTCAGAGAAGATTTGTATTACCGCATCAATACAATGGAAATTGTATTGCCTCCTTTGCGAGAGCGTATTCTGGATAAAGTACCATTGGCCGAATATCTTTTGCAAAAAATGATTACCAAATACGGAAGAGATGAAATAACTTTTGACAAAAGAGTGATTGAACAAATCGAAAAACACGCCTGGAATGGTAATATTCGAGAAATGGAAAACAGAATAGAACGTGCTGTAATTCTTTGTGAGGATAACCATATTACGGTTTCAGATCTTGATTTGGAACAAATAACTATTTATGAAGATAATCAAGAAGATATCCAACTCTCTTCAATTGAAAAAGCATCTGTCGAAAGAGCACTTCTTAAAAATAATAACAATATTAGTAAAACAGCAGAAGAATTAGGTCTCTCAAGAGGCGCCTTATACAGACGTTTAGAGAAATATAACATCACTACCAATTAA
- a CDS encoding ABC transporter ATP-binding protein: MINIKNLSKIFRTEEIETKALSEVSLTINQGDFVSIMGPSGSGKSTLLNIVGLLDSASGGSYQLLHQEMVGLKEKGKSKVRKENIGFIFQNFNLIDELSVYDNIELPLIYNKVPSAERKLKVEAIAEKLNISHRLKHYPQQLSGGQQQRVAVARALINDPKIILADEPTGNLDSKNGNEVMELLTDLHTNGATILMVTHSDYDASFSQKTIHMKDGVVLSEKLNHRNVDVLVTNFNN, from the coding sequence ATGATCAACATCAAAAATCTTTCGAAAATTTTTAGAACCGAAGAAATTGAAACTAAAGCTTTAAGTGAAGTTTCATTAACCATTAATCAAGGTGATTTCGTGTCTATTATGGGACCATCCGGTAGCGGAAAATCTACATTATTAAATATTGTGGGATTGCTTGACAGTGCTTCGGGAGGAAGTTACCAATTACTACATCAGGAAATGGTTGGATTGAAAGAAAAAGGAAAATCTAAAGTTAGAAAAGAAAACATAGGCTTCATTTTTCAAAATTTCAATTTAATTGATGAATTATCAGTTTATGATAATATTGAATTGCCTCTGATTTACAACAAAGTTCCTTCTGCTGAAAGAAAGTTAAAAGTGGAAGCAATAGCTGAAAAATTAAATATCTCTCATCGTTTGAAACATTATCCGCAGCAACTTTCCGGAGGACAGCAACAACGTGTAGCCGTTGCAAGAGCTTTGATAAATGATCCGAAAATTATTCTTGCCGATGAACCTACAGGAAATCTGGATAGTAAAAACGGAAATGAAGTAATGGAATTATTAACCGATTTACATACCAATGGTGCCACCATTCTGATGGTTACACACTCCGATTATGATGCTTCCTTTTCGCAAAAAACTATTCATATGAAAGATGGAGTAGTACTTTCTGAAAAATTGAATCATAGAAATGTAGATGTTTTAGTAACCAATTTTAACAACTAG